In the genome of Doryrhamphus excisus isolate RoL2022-K1 chromosome 11, RoL_Dexc_1.0, whole genome shotgun sequence, one region contains:
- the LOC131138100 gene encoding uncharacterized protein LOC131138100 yields the protein MCFLPILSCSLHFSWSQSVRAVVNMSVSGIHEGTLRMYGGFLFKQWKKRFLLLTAEGSLLVCHHASAPPDQLVLLQSSCEAIVEGKEILDLPKLPADGGRDCCFALILTQNKYLLLLADSPADCSQWLNVLKKVKQSISSPLSLCKRHQVPPLSIALKDLVPDQIQDKDPLTPPISNGEASPGPLIGSPKDKGRNSPRTKYYKGNGHSVGCLRHGTIHNAQTMRAVYLLMGGAAASSAMGYLGSCSPSGLDAKASDLPLSADFSDVGPAGAYHTDSPAITSPHFNSFDFEMADADFNAFDCGGFTF from the exons ATGTGCTTTCTACCCATCCTGTCCTGCTCGCTACATTTCTCCTGGAGTCAGTCAGTCAGAGCGGTTGTCAACATGAGCGTCTCTGGGATCCATGAAGGGACACTCAGGATGTATG gTGGATTTCTGTTCAAACAATGGAAGAAGAGGTTCCTGCTCCTGACGGCTGAAGGCAGCCTCCTTGTGTGTCACCATGCTTCAGCTCCACCTGACCAGCTGGTGTTGTTGCAGAGCAGCTGCGAGGCCATCGTGGAGGGCAAGGAGATCCTTGACCTGCCGAAGCTGCCTGCCGATGGGGGCCGAGATTGCTGTTTTGCTCTCATCTTGACTCAAAATAAGTACCTGCTCCTGTTGGCCGACAGCCCTGCAGACTGCAG CCAATGGCTGAATGTGCTGAAAAAAGTGAAACAG AGCATCTCGTCACCTCTCAGTCTTTGCAAGCGTCATCAGGTGCCGCCGCTCAGCATCGCTCTAAAAGACCTGGTACCCGATCAAATCCAGGACAAAGATCCACTGACTCCACCGATCAGCAATGGAGAGGCATCTCCTGGGCCTCTCATTGGCTCCCCAAAAGACAAAG GCAGGAACTCTCCACGCACCAAGTATTACAAAGGAAATGGTCACTCGGTGGGCTGTCTGCGTCACGGCACCATCCACAATGCTCAGACAATGAGGGCTGTTTACTTGCTGATGGGCGGGGCTGCTGCTTCCTCTGCTATGGGCTACTTAGGCTCGTGCTCGCCCTCCGGCCTGGATGCCAAGGCTTCTGACCTGCCTCTCAGTGCAGACTTCTCAGACGTGGGACCGGCAGGGGCATACCACACCGACAGCCCCGCCATCACCTCCCCGCACTTTAACAGCTTTGACTTTGAAATGGCGGACGCTGATTTTAATGCTTTTGATTGTGGCGGGTTTACTTTTTAA